ATCCTCTTAATGAGTACAAGCAAGAAGCCTTTCAAATGTTTGGCTATATGCTGGATGAGTTGCGCCGCCGTGTTGTTTCTTCTTTGAGCCGTGTGCGTCCTATTGCGGCGGCAGATTCACAGATGAGTGTGGAAGGGGATAATGATATTTTGTCATTGCCTTCAGACGCCAATGTAACACAGGGGCATGAGGTTCAAGAAGCGCCTGTATTGTCACGAAATGCGTTGTGCCCTTGTGGATCTGGTTTGAAGTATAAACATTGCTGCGGTCGGGTTGAGTAAGTTTACAGCGATTTTTTTTAATTTTAGTTAAGGATTGTGTTTTAAGGATTTTTTATGGCAGGTCATTCCCAATTTAAAAATATTATGCATCGTAAAGGCGCACAGGATGCGCGCCGTGCGCGTGAATTTGCAAAGGTCATTCGCGAGATTACTGTTGCCGCAAAAGAGGGAATTGCAGATCCAGCTATGAATCCTCGTTTACGCAGTGCTATTACTGCGGCGCGCGAAGTAAATATGCCGAAAGATAATATTGATCGCGCAATTAAGAAAGCAACAGGTGAAGGCGGAGGAGAAGATTATGTTTCTGTCCGTTATGAAGGATATGGTCCGGGCGGTGCCGCCATTATTGTTGAAAGTCTAACAGATAACCGTAACCGTACGGCTTCAGATGTTAGGGCTGCTTTTTCAAAACATGGAGGCTCTTTAGGAGAGGAGAATTCTGTTTCCTTTATGTTTGACCGGGTTGGGGCTATTATTTACCCCCTTTCTGCGGGCAGTGAAGATGAGATTTTAGAAGCGGCGCTTGAAGCAGGTGCTGAGAATGTCGACACAGACGAAGAGATACATGAAATCCTTACCAGTCCAGATACACTTATGGCGGTAAGAGAAGAGCTTGAAAAACGATTAGGCGATCCTAGGTCTGCAAAATTAGATTGGCGTCCGCAAAACACGTTGATTTTAGATGGGGATCAAGCCCGTACAGCTTTCAAATTGTTGGAAGCTTTAGAAGACAATGATGATGTTCAGACAGTCTATTCTAATTTTGACCTTTCTGACGAAATCAAAGCTGAGCTTTCTGAATAAATTGTCTTCCTTCGCTTCAATAACGAGAAAATCCTCTTCCTCTGTGCGGATTTTAGGCCTTGATCCCGGTCTAAGATTTCTAGGGTGGGGGGTTGTTGAAGCGAGTGGCAATAGGATCGTTCATCTTGCAGACGGCATTTTGGCAACAGATAGTGCTATGGCCGTACCAGATCGTCTGTGTACCCTTTATCAAGGGATAGAAAAAGTTATTGAAACTTATTCTCCTACAGAAGCAGCTGTTGAAGAGACCTATGTGAATGTTAATGGTGCGGCCACTCTAAAGTTGGGATATGCTCGTGCCATGGCATTGCTTGTTCCAGCGCAAAAGAATCTACTTGTCGCTGAATATGGCGCCAAAGAAGTGAAGCTTGCTGTTGTTGGAACAGGACAGGCAACAAAGCAACAAGTGATTTTGATGGTGAAACGCTTATTGCCAGCGGCAACCTTAAAAAGGGCGGATGCGGCAGATGCTTTGGCGATGGCTATTTGTCATGCTTATCGTCGTGCTGCGAATCTTCGCATTGCAAGCGGAAGGGTGAGCGCATGATTGGAAGGTTACGAGGGCAGGCTGAAATTTTAGAGACAGGTGAATGTCTTTTAGATGTGAATGGTGTTGGTTATATCGTTTCTGTTTCAGCCAGAACACTTGAAAAAATAAGAGAAGATTTAGCGCATTGCACTTTACTGATTGAAACGATTATTCGAGAAGATGCTTTTTTACTTTTTGGTTTTTTAGAGACCGTAGAACAGCAGTGGTTTCGGCGTTTAATTGAGGTGCAAGGTGTTGGCGCTAAAGTCGCCCTTGCGCTTTTGTCTGTTTCCTCTCCAGCTGAGCTTTACACAGCGGTAAAGGGGCAGGATAAAAAGGTTTTTGCCAAGGCAGCAGGGGTTGGGCCCAGATTGGCGGCAAGGCTTGTTTTAGAACTTGGCGCGCGCTCTTTGCCATCTGTTCCAGAGATTGATTTGCCAGTAAAAGAGTTGAGTACTTCTTCGGATAATCATACGATTTTGCAAGGTAAAGATGTTATTGTCGCTCTTGAAGGGCTTGGATTTCGAAAAAATGAAGCGGAAAAAGCTTTTCAAAAAGTTTCTGAAAACCATGGCATTGATTTATCAACATCTGATTTTCTGCGCTTATGTTTAAAAGAGCTTGGATAGATGGAATCACGTTTTGATACGATAGATCCCCAAGCAATGGATTTGCCTGAAATAAGGGCAGAGGCGGCGTTGCGTCCGCAAACTCTACAAGAATTTGTCGGACAAAAGATTGCCTGCGAGAATTTACAGATTTTTGTTGAAGCGGCTAAAGAGCGTGGGGAGGCCTTGGATCATGTTCTTTTACATGGTCCGCCAGGCTTGGGAAAAACGACTTTGGCGCAAATTGTTGCAAAGGAACTTGGCGTTGGATTCCGCTCAACATCTGGACCTGTGATACAGCGTGCGGGGGACTTAGCAGCTATTTTAACGAATTTACAGCCACATGATGTCTTATTTATTGATGAAATTCATCGCCTTCAGCCAGCGATTGAAGAAGTGCTTTATCCCGCCATGGAGGATTTTCAGCTAGACCTCGTGATTGGAACAGGTCCTGGTGCGCATTCTGTAAAAATTGATTTACCGCCATTTACTTTGGTTGGTGCAACGACAAGATCAGGTTTGCTTGCAACGCCTTTTAGAGATCGTTTTGGGATTCCTGTAAGGTTAGAGTTTTATAAAGTGCCAGATCTTACAATGATTGTGATGGCGAATGCTAAAAAAACAGGTATGAATTTGGAGCCAGAGGGAGCTTTGGAAATTGCGCGCCGCTCTCGGGGGACGCCAAGAATTGCAGGACGTCTTTTACGCAGAGTCCGTGATTTTGCAGATGTGGCAGGCCATGAATCAGTTGAAAAGGACATTGCAGATCGGGCATTGACTCGATTAGGGGTTGATAAGAATGGTTTAGATGCCATGGATTTGCGTTACTTGCGCAGGATCGCTACTTTTCATGGAGGTGGTCCCGTAGGAATCGAAACCTTGGCGGCTGCTTTGGCAGAAGGGCGCGATACGCTAGAAGAAGTTGTCGAGCCTTATTTGATCCAAGAAGGCTTGCTTGTGCGGACAGCAAAAGGTCGAATGCTTGGTGATGGAACTTGGAAAATTTTAGGGATTATTCCGCCTCAGAAGGGTCTTAACTAATGAAAACAGAAAATTTTCGCTTTCGTATTTATTATGAAGATACTGATGCCGGCGGTATCGTATATCATGCACGTTATCTTGTTTTTGCGGAGCGTGCTCGTGGAGAGACTCTGCGTATGGCAGGTTTTCCTCCGAAAGAACTTGCAGAAAACCGTCATATTGGTTTTGTCGTCCGGCAGCTTGATATTCGCTATTATGATCCGATGGAGTTGGATGATGAAGGAGAAGTCCGCAATCGGATGATTGAGGAAAAGGCGATGCGGGTCATTGTTGAACAGGAAGTTTTTAACCTTACAAAGAACAAAGTGGCAGCAAAATTAAAAGTTGAACTTGTTTTGATTGACTGTAAAACATTACGCCTCTGTACAAAACCGCCAGAAGATTTGAGAATGGCTTTGCGCTCTGTTTGGAACGGCGAATATCCTCCAGAAGAATTGCAAAAACAAATTAAAGAGAATAACCGATTAGCAGCTTTGAGCTGAGTGTGTCGGGTGATTTAATAGAGAAGAGTGGGAATTTAAGGAGAAAACGTGGATCAAGTTAATCAAGCAGTTTTAGGATCGGGCGGTTTATCCCCTTTTGTCCTTTTTATGCATGCCTCTTTGGCTGTCAAATTGGTTATGGCGACTTTATTGCTTTTTAGCGTTATTGTTTGGGCAATTGTTTTCCAAAAATCTCTATTGCTTATGCGTGTGAATAAAGAGGCGAGTCTGTTTGAAGAAAAATTTTGGTCAGGCGCTTCTTTGGATCAGCTTTATGAAGAGGAAGGTAGCCATCCAGCTCATCCTCTCGCCGCCATTTTTTCTGCCGCAATGGGCGAGTGGCGCCGTTCTTCAAGAATTGCTGGGATTAAAATGTCTTCAACGACAGTGCGCGAGCGTATAGAGCAAGCTATTTCAGTGACAATCAATAGGGAAACAGAAAGATTAGGTCGGAATATGGTCTTTTTGGCAACGGTTGGTCCTGTTGCGCCTTTTATTGGATTGTTTGGAACGGTTTGGGGAATTATGGTTTCCTTCCAAGCTATTGGGCAGATGCACAGTACAAATCTTTCTGTTGTGGCACCTGGGATTTCCGAAGCTCTTTTTGCGACGGCAATCGGACTCATTACAGCTATTCCTGCCTATATGGCGTATAATTTTTTCAGTGCAGGACTTTCTGATTTTGAAGAAAGAATGGATGCATTCGGAACAGAATTCGCAGCGATTTTGTCAAGACAGGCAGAAGAACCAAAATCCAGCAAATTATAAAAGGTGGATTTTAAAAAATGGCCATTCGGAAATCACGCAGTAAAAAGAAAAAATTTGAAACAGCTATCAATGTGACACCTTTAGTGGATGTCATGCTGGTTTTGCTGATCATCTTTATGGTGACAGCGCCTATGATGACAACAGGGGTTAATGTTGATCTGCCAAAAGCAAGTGCAACACCTGTGAACACAGATTCTAAGCCCATTACGGTTTCTTTGAAAAATGATGGATCGGTTTTTGTGGGGGATAATGCCGTTACCTTAGAAGCGCTTGTGCCTGCTTTGCAGCAAGCGTCTAATGGAGATTCTGCCCACCGTATTTTTGTGAGAGCAGATGCGCATATTGATTATGGGCAAGTGATGCAATTGATGGGAAAAGTGACCTCCGCAGGGTTCTCACATGTTGCTCTCTTGGCGCAGCAGCCACCATCATCATAAGTTAGGGAAGTGAGCTGATTAAATGGCAGAAGATGAGGGAAATGAACGCATTCGTGAATCTTGGGGAGGGGGTCTCTTTTTCTCCTTCCTTCTTCATGGATCTATTTTTTTAACATTTCTTTCGCTTGGACTTTCTTTTGTACATCCAGAAGAAGATCCGCCACAGCCTGTTGAGATGGTTTTTGATGACGGACATGCTAAGACAACAGCAGTGAAGTCAGACGTGGTGAAAAATACGCCAGAACCACCATCTGAAAAAGATATAGAAGCGCCGCATTCTCCGGTTCCACCGACAGAGAAACCTCCTGAGCCACCGCCACCTTCGACACCACCGCCGCCGCCATCTCCAATGTCGCCTGATGCAAAGGAGCGTCCATCTGATCAGAAAAAAATGGAAGTCACGCCTGAGAAGGATGAGCTTGCAGCGACAGAATCTCCAAAAAAGGTTGAGGAAAAACAGGAAGAGGCTGCTGTAAAAGGGCCAAAAACAAAATCAGATCAGCCCCCGGTTAAAGCTCCGCCTTCTGAAACCAAACAGACAAAAGTAGCCTCTAAAATGGCTTCGGACAGCCATTCTTTGCTGGCGGCAATTGAGAATTTTAAATCTCAAGAAAAACAGAAAAAACCTCCTAAAGCGCATCCAAATCCGACACCAGGCGGAACGACTAAAGGTGGTGGAAATCCAGATGGAGATACAATGGCATTGACTTCTGGAGAGCAAAAAGCGATGGGAGCTTCTGTTCGCCGTTGTTATGAACAGGATACTGGGACGAGAGGTTATCAGACTTTTCAAGCTCATTTGAGTATCACTACAGATGAGGAAGGAGTCGTTCGTCTCGTTGAGTTTGAACCTGAAACGCAAGCAAAAATGGATGAAGACCCCACATATCGTGCCTTTGCGGAGCGTGCTAGGGATGCTGTACTGAGTCCAACTTGTGCAAAATTGCCACTTCCTCAACGTATGTTAGGAGAAGAACATGTTTTTAAATTTCTCTTCCGCCCATAATTATCAGAATTTTAAGATTCACTTTTTTGCTCTGAACGTGCTAGAGCAGAAAGGTGTCGTTAATAGCCGAAGAAGCTAGTCGGAGTATATCAATGGATTTTTCCTCTTTTTCCCATTCACCTATCGTGTCTCGTTTGCCACGTCGTAAATTTGTTGGTTCTTTAGGTATTGCGGGGATTATGGCAAGCCCTTTAACCGCTTTGGCTGCAAAGGGGGCAGGGGCTTCAAAAAAAGAAGAGCCGGCCGCTGAAATTACGGTTGATCAAGCAAGACAAGCCCCTATTCCTTTGGTTTTGACCGATTTTGGTTCTCCTGAAGGGCAGAAGATATCCGCAGTTATTGCTTCGGATTTGGCTTCAACTGGTTTGTTCCGTGTTGTGAGCGGTGGTTTTCTGCCTTCTGATGTCGCACCTGATTTTGTTTCTATGAAGCGCCGTGGTGTGCGTGCCATTGTTACGGGGAAGTTGACAACAAAAGGAGATGAATTTGTTGTCGAAATGCGTTTATGGGATGCGCCAGCTGGTATTCAGACGGAAGGCGTTTCTTATCAGGCCTCTTTGAAAAGTCCTCGCCGTATTGCACATACAATTGCGGATGCTATCTATAAGCGTCTTCTTGGAGAATCAGGATATTTTGACACACGTATTGCTTATATTGCTCTGACAGGCCCACGACACAAGCAAGTGACACGCCTTGCTGTTGTGGATTACGATGGTGCTAATCAATATTTCCTTACAGATGGCAGTAGTTTGACGTTAGAGCCAAGATTTAATCCTGTAAAAGATGAGATTGCCTTTTTGTCTTATGCTGGAGAACGGCCTCGCGTTTATTTATATGATCTTCGCAAGGGCGAGCAGAGAGTGTTGGGTGAATTTAGTGGCATGTCTTATGCGCCACGTTATGCGCCGGATGGAAAATCGCTTGTGTTGGCTGAAACAACACGTTCAGGTGGATCCGATATGTATATCGTTGACCTTGCAACCAAGGAAAAGCGTCGTTTGACGCATGCTCCAGGTGTCATTGATACGAGCCCGTGTTTCAGTCCTGATGGAAAAAGGATTGTCTTTAACTCTGATCGGGGTGGATCACCACAACTCTATATCATGAATGTTGATGGCGGCGAAGCAAAGCGTATTTCTTATGGAAATGGACGTTACGGATCACCTGTTTGGTCTCCAACAGGTGATGTGATTGCCTTTACAAGAATTAATGGAAATGGTTTTTCGCTTGGGGTGATGTTTCCTGATGGGACAGGGGAGCGTATCTTAACAGAAGGCTTTACCGTGGAGGGGGCTAGTTTTTCACCAAATGGACGTGTTTTAACTTTCTGTAAACAAACAGCTGC
The genomic region above belongs to Acetobacteraceae bacterium and contains:
- a CDS encoding YebC/PmpR family DNA-binding transcriptional regulator, which translates into the protein MAGHSQFKNIMHRKGAQDARRAREFAKVIREITVAAKEGIADPAMNPRLRSAITAAREVNMPKDNIDRAIKKATGEGGGEDYVSVRYEGYGPGGAAIIVESLTDNRNRTASDVRAAFSKHGGSLGEENSVSFMFDRVGAIIYPLSAGSEDEILEAALEAGAENVDTDEEIHEILTSPDTLMAVREELEKRLGDPRSAKLDWRPQNTLILDGDQARTAFKLLEALEDNDDVQTVYSNFDLSDEIKAELSE
- the ruvC gene encoding crossover junction endodeoxyribonuclease RuvC; translation: MFRQSILILTFLTKSKLSFLNKLSSFASITRKSSSSVRILGLDPGLRFLGWGVVEASGNRIVHLADGILATDSAMAVPDRLCTLYQGIEKVIETYSPTEAAVEETYVNVNGAATLKLGYARAMALLVPAQKNLLVAEYGAKEVKLAVVGTGQATKQQVILMVKRLLPAATLKRADAADALAMAICHAYRRAANLRIASGRVSA
- the ruvA gene encoding Holliday junction branch migration protein RuvA, whose protein sequence is MIGRLRGQAEILETGECLLDVNGVGYIVSVSARTLEKIREDLAHCTLLIETIIREDAFLLFGFLETVEQQWFRRLIEVQGVGAKVALALLSVSSPAELYTAVKGQDKKVFAKAAGVGPRLAARLVLELGARSLPSVPEIDLPVKELSTSSDNHTILQGKDVIVALEGLGFRKNEAEKAFQKVSENHGIDLSTSDFLRLCLKELG
- the ruvB gene encoding Holliday junction branch migration DNA helicase RuvB, translating into MDLPEIRAEAALRPQTLQEFVGQKIACENLQIFVEAAKERGEALDHVLLHGPPGLGKTTLAQIVAKELGVGFRSTSGPVIQRAGDLAAILTNLQPHDVLFIDEIHRLQPAIEEVLYPAMEDFQLDLVIGTGPGAHSVKIDLPPFTLVGATTRSGLLATPFRDRFGIPVRLEFYKVPDLTMIVMANAKKTGMNLEPEGALEIARRSRGTPRIAGRLLRRVRDFADVAGHESVEKDIADRALTRLGVDKNGLDAMDLRYLRRIATFHGGGPVGIETLAAALAEGRDTLEEVVEPYLIQEGLLVRTAKGRMLGDGTWKILGIIPPQKGLN
- a CDS encoding YbgC/FadM family acyl-CoA thioesterase, whose translation is MKTENFRFRIYYEDTDAGGIVYHARYLVFAERARGETLRMAGFPPKELAENRHIGFVVRQLDIRYYDPMELDDEGEVRNRMIEEKAMRVIVEQEVFNLTKNKVAAKLKVELVLIDCKTLRLCTKPPEDLRMALRSVWNGEYPPEELQKQIKENNRLAALS
- the tolQ gene encoding protein TolQ, whose translation is MHASLAVKLVMATLLLFSVIVWAIVFQKSLLLMRVNKEASLFEEKFWSGASLDQLYEEEGSHPAHPLAAIFSAAMGEWRRSSRIAGIKMSSTTVRERIEQAISVTINRETERLGRNMVFLATVGPVAPFIGLFGTVWGIMVSFQAIGQMHSTNLSVVAPGISEALFATAIGLITAIPAYMAYNFFSAGLSDFEERMDAFGTEFAAILSRQAEEPKSSKL
- the tolR gene encoding protein TolR translates to MAIRKSRSKKKKFETAINVTPLVDVMLVLLIIFMVTAPMMTTGVNVDLPKASATPVNTDSKPITVSLKNDGSVFVGDNAVTLEALVPALQQASNGDSAHRIFVRADAHIDYGQVMQLMGKVTSAGFSHVALLAQQPPSS
- a CDS encoding energy transducer TonB — its product is MAEDEGNERIRESWGGGLFFSFLLHGSIFLTFLSLGLSFVHPEEDPPQPVEMVFDDGHAKTTAVKSDVVKNTPEPPSEKDIEAPHSPVPPTEKPPEPPPPSTPPPPPSPMSPDAKERPSDQKKMEVTPEKDELAATESPKKVEEKQEEAAVKGPKTKSDQPPVKAPPSETKQTKVASKMASDSHSLLAAIENFKSQEKQKKPPKAHPNPTPGGTTKGGGNPDGDTMALTSGEQKAMGASVRRCYEQDTGTRGYQTFQAHLSITTDEEGVVRLVEFEPETQAKMDEDPTYRAFAERARDAVLSPTCAKLPLPQRMLGEEHVFKFLFRP
- the tolB gene encoding Tol-Pal system protein TolB, with the protein product MDFSSFSHSPIVSRLPRRKFVGSLGIAGIMASPLTALAAKGAGASKKEEPAAEITVDQARQAPIPLVLTDFGSPEGQKISAVIASDLASTGLFRVVSGGFLPSDVAPDFVSMKRRGVRAIVTGKLTTKGDEFVVEMRLWDAPAGIQTEGVSYQASLKSPRRIAHTIADAIYKRLLGESGYFDTRIAYIALTGPRHKQVTRLAVVDYDGANQYFLTDGSSLTLEPRFNPVKDEIAFLSYAGERPRVYLYDLRKGEQRVLGEFSGMSYAPRYAPDGKSLVLAETTRSGGSDMYIVDLATKEKRRLTHAPGVIDTSPCFSPDGKRIVFNSDRGGSPQLYIMNVDGGEAKRISYGNGRYGSPVWSPTGDVIAFTRINGNGFSLGVMFPDGTGERILTEGFTVEGASFSPNGRVLTFCKQTAAGAQGAGFNSQVATIDVTGYNERVVPTTTMASNPDWSPSRH